In Oryzihumus leptocrescens, the following are encoded in one genomic region:
- the efeB gene encoding iron uptake transporter deferrochelatase/peroxidase subunit, whose translation MSRLSRRQALGIGAATAAGAAGIVLAESSGASVFRAGHGEPAAAEGTPVAFHGEHQAGIASAVQDRLHMAAFDVTTDSRDEVIALLKAWTAAAARMTQGREAVAGGAIPAVKQAPPEDTGEALGLPASRLTVTIGFGPTFFEEDGRDRFSLRGKRPAALVDLPHFPQDALDPARSGGDIVVQACSDDPQVAVHAVRNLARIGFGTVAVRWSQLGFGKTSSTTPQAQTPRNLFGFKDGTNNIAGDDADALRRHVWADASDGAAWMAGGSYLVARRIRMHIETWDRTSLDEQEQVTGRHKGNGAPLGGVHERDEVRPVMLPRDSHVALAHPSTNDGHRILRRGYSFVDGSDGFGHLDAGLFFIAFCRDPRTQYVPMQNRLSRNDAMMEYLQHTGSGLWAVPPGVRPGGWVGQTLFEA comes from the coding sequence GTGAGCCGGCTCAGCCGCCGCCAGGCCCTGGGCATCGGCGCGGCCACGGCGGCCGGGGCCGCAGGCATCGTCCTGGCCGAGTCCAGCGGTGCCTCGGTGTTCCGCGCCGGGCACGGCGAGCCGGCGGCCGCCGAGGGCACCCCGGTCGCCTTCCACGGCGAGCACCAGGCCGGCATCGCCTCGGCGGTGCAGGACCGGCTGCACATGGCCGCCTTCGACGTCACCACCGACAGCCGCGACGAGGTCATCGCGCTGCTCAAGGCGTGGACGGCCGCCGCCGCCCGGATGACCCAGGGGCGGGAGGCCGTCGCGGGCGGGGCCATCCCGGCCGTGAAGCAGGCGCCGCCGGAGGACACCGGCGAGGCGCTCGGCCTGCCCGCCAGCCGGCTGACCGTCACCATCGGCTTCGGCCCGACGTTCTTCGAGGAGGACGGCAGGGACCGCTTCAGCCTGCGGGGCAAGCGCCCCGCGGCCCTGGTCGACCTGCCGCACTTCCCCCAGGACGCGCTCGACCCGGCCCGCAGCGGCGGCGACATCGTGGTCCAGGCGTGCTCGGACGACCCGCAGGTCGCCGTCCACGCGGTGCGCAACCTGGCGCGCATCGGCTTCGGCACGGTCGCGGTCCGCTGGAGCCAGCTCGGCTTCGGCAAGACCTCCTCCACCACGCCGCAGGCCCAGACCCCGCGCAACCTGTTCGGGTTCAAGGACGGCACCAACAACATCGCCGGTGACGACGCCGACGCGCTGCGCCGGCACGTGTGGGCCGACGCCTCTGACGGGGCCGCCTGGATGGCCGGCGGCAGCTACCTGGTGGCGCGCCGGATCCGCATGCACATCGAGACCTGGGACCGCACCTCGCTGGACGAGCAGGAGCAGGTCACCGGCCGGCACAAGGGCAACGGCGCACCGCTGGGCGGGGTGCACGAGCGCGACGAGGTGAGGCCCGTCATGCTGCCCCGGGACTCCCACGTGGCGCTGGCCCACCCGAGCACCAACGACGGGCACCGGATCCTGCGCCGCGGCTACTCCTTCGTCGACGGCTCCGACGGGTTCGGCCACCTCGACGCCGGGCTGTTCTTCATCGCGTTCTGCCGTGACCCGCGCACGCAGTACGTCCCGATGCAGAACCGGCTCTCGCGCAACGACGCGATGATGGAGTACCTCCAGCACACCGGGTCCGGGTTGTGGGCCGTCCCGCCGGGCGTGCGACCCGGCGGGTGGGTCGGCCAGACCCTGTTCGAGGCCTGA